One region of Streptomyces sp. NBC_00442 genomic DNA includes:
- a CDS encoding polyprenyl synthetase family protein, with protein MTEIEASRTAPEAFAAGWALRDVVVDALEARWPAGRTGLDEVCRHSLLPVGKLLRPSLLLASTQAVGGDPLRALPAAVATESGHVGSLIHDDIIDADTVRRGRPAAHTRYGTGEAIVAGDLLFFSLFESLAQCRDRGVPADLVVTAVAAISRAGMDLCRGQSLEARLAGRQAFEVDPYLEMVRLKTAALFRAACEVGGILGGGGPAELAALVAYANHLGVAFQVHDDLLPYTSDADTTGKAPTSDIRNGRPVLPVALAHRGADPSTRLAIEACLTERGEPAAALAALTEILRASGAIEESFALAGQHARAAVDALEALSPGEGRDLLATFVTRALAAAPTP; from the coding sequence ATGACCGAAATCGAAGCGTCTCGTACGGCACCGGAGGCGTTCGCGGCGGGATGGGCGCTGCGCGACGTGGTGGTCGACGCACTCGAAGCACGCTGGCCCGCCGGGCGGACCGGCCTCGACGAGGTGTGCCGGCACTCCCTGTTGCCGGTGGGGAAGCTGCTCAGGCCCAGTCTGCTCCTCGCGAGCACCCAGGCCGTCGGCGGCGACCCCCTGAGAGCGCTCCCGGCGGCGGTCGCCACGGAGAGCGGACACGTCGGCAGCCTGATCCACGACGACATCATCGACGCGGACACGGTCCGCCGAGGGCGTCCCGCCGCGCATACCCGGTACGGCACGGGCGAGGCCATCGTCGCGGGCGACCTGCTCTTCTTCTCGCTGTTCGAGTCCCTCGCCCAGTGCCGCGACCGAGGCGTCCCGGCCGACCTGGTGGTGACAGCGGTCGCGGCCATCTCACGGGCCGGGATGGACCTGTGCCGGGGCCAGAGCCTGGAGGCACGGCTCGCCGGACGGCAGGCGTTCGAGGTGGACCCGTACCTGGAGATGGTCCGGCTCAAGACGGCGGCGCTGTTCCGTGCGGCGTGCGAGGTCGGCGGCATCCTGGGAGGGGGCGGCCCGGCCGAGCTCGCCGCGTTGGTGGCGTACGCGAACCATCTGGGGGTCGCGTTCCAGGTTCACGACGATCTGCTGCCCTACACCAGCGACGCGGACACCACGGGCAAGGCTCCGACGAGCGACATCAGGAACGGCCGGCCGGTACTGCCGGTCGCCCTGGCCCATCGCGGCGCCGACCCGTCCACCCGGCTCGCGATCGAGGCCTGCCTGACGGAGCGGGGAGAGCCGGCCGCGGCGCTGGCCGCGCTCACGGAGATCCTGCGGGCGTCCGGTGCGATCGAGGAGTCGTTCGCGCTGGCCGGACAGCACGCCAGGGCCGCCGTCGACGCGTTGGAAGCGCTCTCACCCGGCGAAGGGCGCGATCTGCTCGCCACGTTCGTGACACGCGCGCTCGCCGCGGCGCCGACCCCCTGA
- a CDS encoding IS701 family transposase yields MSSILQLFDASTRPAPPHLPAPPATADFTAYCQDLFGAMTRSDQRRWGTVYVRGLLDVPGRKTPTRISEHVLGHRAVQQLQQFLHQSPWDSGPVRRRIAERTNAVFRTEAWAVDEVVFAKNGDRTVGVARQYAPSQGRTVNCQLAYAASLVGSGGGVPVNWRLMLPGRWDRDEPLRRQAHVPDGEHCRPRWSYVLEALDEMTDEWLLEPQPVLADWRFDSDVEPLLKGLEARGHGYLVEVSPSTAVTLPRPNAASPAARGTVAELAEHLSRRGERTAIAWYDRTAERMRRSQFLSAPALLRTDGARHSAPRRRPQVRTPPGPEDPHPRAHPPRSRHLVTDWPYGRPAPRAHWLTNLPARRLHETIALAQLRALSGEGLRRLQDEFGLGDFEGRSFRGWHHHVTLASAALAFDALTRHAEEEWLSGQGG; encoded by the coding sequence GTGTCTTCCATCCTCCAGCTCTTCGACGCGAGCACACGTCCCGCACCGCCCCACCTCCCCGCACCGCCCGCGACGGCCGACTTCACCGCCTACTGCCAGGACCTGTTCGGCGCGATGACCCGCTCGGACCAGCGGCGTTGGGGCACGGTGTATGTGCGCGGGCTGCTCGACGTGCCCGGCCGCAAGACGCCGACGAGAATCTCCGAGCATGTCCTCGGCCACCGGGCCGTGCAGCAGCTCCAGCAGTTCCTCCACCAGAGCCCGTGGGACTCGGGCCCGGTACGCCGGCGGATCGCCGAGCGGACGAACGCGGTGTTCCGCACCGAGGCCTGGGCCGTCGACGAAGTCGTGTTCGCGAAGAACGGCGACCGTACGGTCGGCGTGGCACGCCAGTACGCCCCCTCCCAGGGACGCACCGTCAACTGCCAGCTCGCGTACGCGGCTTCACTGGTGGGCTCCGGGGGCGGCGTGCCGGTGAACTGGCGGCTGATGCTCCCCGGGCGCTGGGACCGGGACGAGCCGCTGCGCCGACAGGCCCATGTGCCGGACGGCGAGCACTGCCGGCCGCGCTGGAGCTACGTCCTTGAGGCGCTGGACGAGATGACGGACGAGTGGCTTCTCGAACCCCAGCCGGTCCTTGCCGACTGGCGGTTCGACAGCGATGTCGAGCCGCTGCTCAAAGGTCTTGAGGCACGTGGCCACGGCTACTTGGTCGAGGTGTCGCCGAGCACGGCCGTCACCCTGCCACGGCCGAACGCCGCGTCACCCGCGGCGCGGGGCACGGTGGCCGAGCTCGCCGAGCACCTGTCGCGGCGCGGTGAACGCACCGCGATCGCGTGGTACGACCGAACGGCGGAGCGGATGCGGCGCTCGCAGTTCCTGTCCGCTCCCGCCCTGCTGCGCACGGACGGCGCGCGGCATTCGGCGCCGCGTCGGCGTCCGCAGGTCCGCACGCCGCCCGGCCCGGAGGACCCACACCCCCGGGCGCACCCTCCGCGGTCGCGGCACCTGGTCACGGACTGGCCGTACGGCCGCCCTGCGCCGCGCGCCCACTGGCTGACCAATCTGCCGGCCCGTCGCCTCCACGAGACGATCGCGCTGGCGCAGTTACGCGCCCTGTCCGGGGAGGGACTGCGCAGACTCCAGGACGAGTTCGGACTCGGGGACTTCGAGGGGCGCTCGTTCCGGGGCTGGCACCATCACGTCACGCTCGCGTCGGCCGCGCTCGCCTTCGACGCGCTCACCCGGCACGCCGAGGAGGAGTGGCTCAGCGGACAAGGAGGGTGA
- a CDS encoding ABC transporter family substrate-binding protein: protein MNRLRGVRVWTALGTAAALLLAGCTSSTARPGGSARPLPAPSYGTEGIDRQPPGSLRQGGTMTLATSQWVTQYNVNQAAGSIGEASEIDSLVEPELFHRDAKGVPHPNPDYLLSASVTTASPQTVTYRLNPRARWSDGKPLGVADFEAQWRALGRGDDRYLVADPSGYDQISQVRPGHDASEVQVVFRSPYADWQRLFGPLFPASATSTPEQFNNGWRARIPVTAGPFKIASMDPTTQSVTAVPDPAWWGTRPRLDKVVFRALLPAAALQAYLNGEIDAVNAATAEAYQQLKSARDSTVRIGSAWDEVHVSLNGAGGPLQDIDVRHAVQRAVDRQALANVAAERLPIGVPLLGNHIFMTNQPGYADNSGELGTYDPKAAERLLDRAGWKPTGAGEPRVKAGKSLKLRFVIAESTNRLGLDLAQLLQQMLAQVGIAVEIQKVPADDYGPKYLDVGNFDLAIFRFTDMTYPSQLQAVYRLPRGAQSFLNYGRISDATLDGLLKEASATLDPQRAAQLYNQADREIWQLGHDVELYQRPEMIAVRKGLANFGVPGLGDIDFAAVGWRK, encoded by the coding sequence GTGAATCGGTTGCGTGGCGTGCGGGTGTGGACGGCCCTGGGCACGGCGGCGGCGCTCCTGCTCGCGGGCTGTACGTCCTCCACGGCGCGGCCCGGCGGATCCGCCCGCCCGCTGCCCGCCCCCTCCTACGGCACCGAGGGCATCGACCGCCAACCGCCCGGCAGCCTGCGCCAGGGCGGCACCATGACGCTCGCCACCTCCCAGTGGGTCACGCAGTACAACGTGAACCAGGCCGCCGGATCCATCGGCGAGGCGTCGGAGATCGACAGCCTCGTCGAGCCCGAACTGTTCCACCGCGACGCCAAGGGCGTACCGCATCCCAACCCCGACTATCTCCTGTCCGCCTCCGTCACCACGGCGTCCCCGCAGACGGTCACCTACCGACTCAACCCGCGAGCCCGCTGGTCCGACGGAAAGCCACTGGGCGTGGCCGACTTCGAGGCCCAGTGGCGGGCGCTCGGGCGGGGGGACGACCGGTACCTGGTGGCCGACCCTTCCGGCTACGACCAGATATCCCAGGTGCGGCCGGGACACGACGCGAGTGAAGTGCAGGTCGTCTTCCGCTCCCCGTACGCCGACTGGCAGCGCCTGTTCGGCCCGCTCTTCCCGGCGTCCGCCACCAGCACGCCCGAGCAGTTCAACAACGGCTGGCGCGCGCGGATCCCGGTCACCGCGGGACCGTTCAAGATCGCCTCGATGGATCCGACGACCCAGTCCGTCACGGCCGTCCCCGACCCCGCCTGGTGGGGCACACGGCCCCGCCTGGACAAGGTGGTGTTCCGCGCGCTGCTCCCGGCCGCCGCACTGCAGGCCTACCTCAACGGCGAGATCGACGCGGTGAACGCCGCCACGGCCGAGGCGTACCAGCAGCTGAAGTCGGCCCGCGACAGCACCGTGCGCATCGGCTCCGCCTGGGACGAGGTCCACGTCAGCCTGAACGGCGCGGGCGGCCCGCTCCAGGACATCGACGTTCGCCACGCGGTTCAACGGGCCGTCGACCGGCAGGCGTTGGCCAACGTGGCGGCGGAGCGGCTGCCCATCGGCGTGCCCCTGCTCGGCAATCACATCTTCATGACCAACCAGCCCGGATACGCCGACAACTCCGGCGAGTTGGGCACCTATGACCCGAAGGCTGCCGAACGGCTCCTGGACCGGGCGGGATGGAAGCCGACGGGTGCGGGCGAGCCGCGCGTGAAGGCAGGGAAGAGCCTGAAACTACGGTTCGTGATCGCGGAGTCCACCAACCGTCTCGGCCTCGACCTCGCCCAGCTGCTCCAGCAGATGCTCGCCCAGGTCGGCATCGCCGTGGAGATCCAGAAGGTGCCGGCCGACGACTACGGCCCGAAATACCTCGACGTCGGCAACTTCGACCTCGCGATCTTCCGCTTCACCGACATGACCTACCCCAGCCAGTTGCAGGCCGTCTACCGGTTGCCGCGCGGCGCCCAGAGCTTCCTGAACTACGGCAGGATCTCGGACGCCACCCTCGACGGCCTCCTCAAGGAGGCGTCCGCGACTCTCGATCCCCAGCGTGCGGCCCAGCTGTACAACCAGGCCGACAGGGAGATCTGGCAGCTCGGCCACGATGTCGAGCTCTACCAGCGGCCCGAGATGATCGCCGTCCGCAAGGGTCTCGCCAACTTCGGCGTACCGGGGCTCGGCGACATCGACTTCGCGGCGGTGGGGTGGCGGAAATAG
- a CDS encoding ABC transporter permease, producing the protein MIGRLSWRLARGAVLLLSSVFLSYLIASAALSPRAYFEDRQPRPPAAAVDHELALLGADDRTPVLERFGHWAVRAAHGDLGRTVDGTSVNDEFGRRVGVSVRLLLVGTLVGTGLGVLAGLWAAVRRHRLPDRALTVLSFLVLSVPTFVLALLLKEGALWFNQSAGHTVIRYTGERTPGLTGPPLTRLGDRAAHLALPAATVALGAIASYSRYQRAATLDVLGADHLRTAQAKGLTPGRALLRHGLRTSLIPLTTFFSFGFLTLFTGAVFTEQIFGWPGMGSWFMESAQKGDVNSVVAVDLFAAVTVLLAGFVADVLHAALDPRVRRR; encoded by the coding sequence GTGATCGGCCGTTTGTCCTGGCGCCTCGCGCGCGGCGCGGTCCTGCTGCTCTCCTCGGTCTTCCTCTCGTATCTCATCGCCTCCGCGGCGCTCAGCCCGCGCGCCTACTTCGAGGACCGTCAACCGCGGCCGCCGGCCGCCGCCGTCGACCACGAGCTCGCGCTGCTCGGCGCGGACGACCGCACACCCGTCCTGGAGCGCTTCGGGCACTGGGCGGTGCGGGCGGCCCACGGCGACCTGGGGCGCACCGTCGACGGGACGTCGGTGAACGACGAGTTCGGCCGCAGGGTCGGGGTGTCCGTCCGGCTGCTGCTCGTCGGCACCCTGGTCGGCACCGGGCTCGGCGTGCTCGCAGGACTGTGGGCGGCGGTCCGCAGGCACCGGCTGCCCGACCGCGCCCTGACCGTCCTGTCGTTCCTGGTTCTGTCGGTGCCCACCTTCGTGCTCGCGCTGCTCCTCAAGGAGGGCGCCCTCTGGTTCAACCAGAGCGCCGGGCACACGGTGATCCGTTACACGGGCGAGCGGACTCCGGGGCTCACCGGCCCGCCGCTCACCCGGCTGGGGGACCGCGCGGCCCATCTGGCGCTGCCCGCGGCCACGGTGGCGCTGGGCGCCATCGCCTCGTACAGCCGCTATCAGCGCGCGGCGACGCTCGACGTGCTCGGCGCGGACCATCTGCGGACCGCCCAGGCCAAGGGCCTCACGCCGGGCCGGGCGCTGCTGCGGCACGGGCTGCGCACCTCGCTGATCCCGCTGACCACCTTCTTCTCGTTCGGCTTCCTGACCCTGTTCACGGGGGCCGTGTTCACCGAGCAGATCTTCGGCTGGCCCGGCATGGGCAGCTGGTTCATGGAGTCGGCCCAGAAGGGCGACGTCAACTCGGTGGTCGCGGTCGACCTGTTCGCCGCGGTGACCGTGCTGCTCGCGGGCTTCGTCGCGGACGTCCTGCACGCGGCGCTCGACCCGAGGGTGCGCCGACGGTGA
- a CDS encoding ABC transporter permease — protein sequence MALLRSPGALTGLALIAGLVLLAYAGPCLTPWNHTDIDYTSLRDGPSSRHWMGTSRIGQDVFAQTVRGLQKSLLIGALVAVASTGLGAAFGACAGYFGGWVDRVLMFVVDLLLVIPGFLLLVLLAPKLRRFGWPALALVLAAIGWMITARAVRIMTLSLRERPFVAAARHMGVAPFRIIVRHVLPHLASFLITDATIAVAGAVISETGLSYFGFGVQPPDVSLGTLIASGSDVALTCPWMFFFPAGLLLLLVLAVHLVGDALRDVLDVGSGRGRDAR from the coding sequence CTGGCACTGCTGCGGTCGCCCGGGGCGCTGACCGGCCTCGCGCTGATCGCGGGCCTCGTCCTGCTGGCGTACGCGGGCCCCTGCCTGACGCCCTGGAACCACACCGACATCGACTACACCTCGCTGCGCGACGGCCCCAGTTCCCGGCACTGGATGGGGACCAGCCGGATCGGCCAGGACGTGTTCGCGCAGACGGTGCGCGGGCTCCAGAAGTCTCTGCTCATCGGGGCTCTGGTGGCTGTGGCGAGTACGGGACTCGGCGCGGCGTTCGGAGCCTGCGCCGGGTACTTCGGGGGCTGGGTGGACCGGGTGCTGATGTTCGTGGTCGATCTGCTCCTGGTGATCCCCGGCTTCCTGCTCCTCGTGCTCCTGGCACCGAAGCTGCGCCGGTTCGGCTGGCCGGCGCTCGCCCTCGTGCTGGCCGCGATCGGCTGGATGATCACCGCGCGGGCGGTCCGCATCATGACGCTCTCGCTGCGCGAGCGCCCTTTCGTCGCCGCGGCCCGGCACATGGGTGTCGCACCGTTCAGGATCATCGTGCGACACGTCCTGCCGCACCTCGCCTCGTTCCTGATCACCGACGCGACCATCGCGGTCGCCGGCGCCGTGATCAGCGAGACGGGCCTGTCGTACTTCGGTTTCGGGGTGCAGCCGCCGGACGTGTCCTTGGGCACGCTCATCGCGTCCGGCAGCGATGTGGCGCTGACCTGCCCGTGGATGTTCTTCTTCCCCGCCGGGCTGCTGCTGCTCCTCGTGCTGGCCGTGCACCTGGTGGGCGACGCGCTGCGGGACGTCCTGGACGTCGGCTCCGGCCGGGGACGGGACGCGCGATGA
- a CDS encoding ABC transporter ATP-binding protein, producing MNSPSVLEVRDLRVAFAGESRAPLPVVRGVGFALRRGEVLGLVGESGAGKTATALALLGLLPPGARASGSVRLLGTELVGLPARELARLRGRRIAMVFQDPLASFNPAQHMGDQIGEALRIHQQPRAERCLTRGRVLELLAGVGVSDPGRVARSYPHELSGGLRQRAMIAMAIANDPDVIVADEPTSALDATVQAQVIDALESARRATGAALLLVSHDLGVIARMADRVAVMYAGRIVETGPVDALFARPRMPYTLGLLGSAPRLDAVVPLTPIPGTPPTPGGAGSGCSFAPRCPLATEACHDAEPQLALHAAESPSGDFDAAAEPAPVASDATNLAEPSAGHAFAGRPEHDLPEPHMAACFRPDALAGRSASTLFPAAAVPPPRIPLGRAPGGAPLLRVAGLAKSFPPPGRRGLFARRTPRGRVALERVDLEVGRGETVALVGESGSGKTTTLMEIIALAAPAAGVIEVAGYDTAALSRADVRKLRGTVQILVQDPMASLDPRMRVADIVAEPLRAQGAAREHVVARVPELLRRVGLDAADAERRPHHFSGGQRQRIALARALAVRPELLLLDEPVSALDVSVRAGILDLLRGLRAEQGPACLFVTHDLAVVRQIADRVAVMYGGRTVESGPVDAVFGAPRHPYTRALLSAVPLPDPVAERARTRIVLPGEPPRGEGPLTGCGFRRRCPVYAALGEERRGVCEREPLAPVGADAPAGHTVACHFPYGSKGTSGHGGTRSPVPPRREAEELPPVS from the coding sequence ATGAACTCCCCCTCGGTGCTGGAGGTCAGGGACCTGCGGGTGGCGTTCGCCGGAGAGTCCCGGGCGCCGCTGCCCGTCGTGCGCGGGGTGGGATTCGCACTGCGGCGCGGCGAAGTACTGGGCCTGGTCGGCGAGTCCGGGGCGGGCAAGACGGCGACGGCCCTGGCGCTGCTCGGGCTGCTGCCGCCGGGAGCGCGGGCGAGCGGCTCGGTGCGGCTGCTCGGCACCGAACTCGTGGGCCTGCCCGCACGCGAGCTGGCACGGCTGCGCGGCCGGCGCATCGCCATGGTGTTCCAGGACCCGCTCGCGTCCTTCAACCCGGCGCAGCACATGGGCGACCAGATCGGCGAGGCGCTACGCATCCACCAACAGCCGCGCGCGGAACGGTGTTTGACACGCGGGCGCGTTCTCGAACTCCTGGCCGGGGTGGGCGTGTCCGATCCGGGACGGGTCGCCCGTTCGTATCCGCACGAGCTGTCCGGCGGGCTGCGCCAGCGCGCCATGATCGCGATGGCGATCGCCAACGACCCCGATGTGATCGTGGCGGACGAGCCGACCAGCGCCCTGGACGCCACGGTCCAGGCCCAGGTGATCGACGCCCTGGAGAGCGCCCGCCGGGCGACGGGAGCGGCGCTGCTCCTGGTCAGCCACGACCTCGGGGTGATCGCGAGGATGGCCGACCGGGTGGCCGTCATGTACGCCGGGCGCATCGTCGAAACGGGCCCCGTGGACGCCCTGTTTGCACGCCCCCGCATGCCGTACACGCTGGGTCTTCTCGGTTCGGCGCCCCGCCTGGACGCCGTCGTCCCCCTCACTCCGATCCCGGGCACCCCACCCACGCCGGGCGGCGCGGGATCCGGATGCTCCTTCGCACCGCGGTGCCCCTTGGCGACCGAGGCGTGCCACGACGCGGAGCCCCAACTCGCCCTCCACGCAGCCGAGTCGCCGTCGGGGGATTTCGATGCCGCGGCGGAACCGGCGCCGGTGGCCAGTGACGCGACGAACCTCGCCGAGCCGTCCGCGGGTCACGCGTTCGCGGGCCGGCCCGAACACGACCTCCCCGAACCGCACATGGCGGCCTGCTTCCGGCCGGACGCCCTCGCGGGGCGGTCCGCGTCCACGCTGTTCCCCGCCGCGGCCGTCCCGCCGCCCCGCATACCCCTGGGCCGGGCGCCGGGCGGGGCTCCGCTGCTGCGCGTCGCGGGCCTCGCCAAGTCCTTTCCACCGCCCGGCCGGCGGGGCCTGTTCGCGCGGCGGACGCCGCGGGGCCGGGTCGCGCTGGAGCGGGTGGACCTGGAGGTCGGGCGGGGTGAGACGGTGGCGCTGGTCGGCGAGTCGGGTTCGGGGAAGACCACCACCCTGATGGAGATCATCGCCCTCGCCGCCCCCGCCGCCGGGGTCATCGAGGTCGCCGGGTACGACACGGCCGCGCTGAGCCGCGCCGATGTCCGCAAGCTGCGCGGCACGGTGCAGATCCTCGTGCAGGACCCGATGGCCAGCCTCGACCCGCGCATGCGGGTCGCCGACATCGTGGCCGAGCCGCTGCGCGCCCAGGGCGCGGCCCGGGAGCACGTCGTGGCGCGGGTGCCCGAGCTGCTGCGCCGGGTCGGCCTGGACGCCGCGGACGCCGAGCGCCGCCCGCACCACTTCTCCGGCGGGCAGCGCCAGCGCATCGCGCTCGCACGGGCCCTGGCCGTACGGCCCGAACTCCTGCTGCTCGACGAGCCGGTGTCGGCGCTCGACGTGTCCGTGCGGGCCGGCATCCTCGATCTCCTGCGCGGGCTGCGGGCCGAGCAGGGCCCCGCCTGCCTGTTCGTCACGCACGATCTGGCCGTGGTGCGCCAGATCGCCGACCGGGTGGCCGTGATGTACGGCGGCCGGACCGTGGAGAGCGGCCCGGTCGACGCCGTCTTCGGCGCCCCGCGCCACCCCTACACCCGGGCCCTGCTGTCCGCCGTCCCCCTGCCCGACCCGGTCGCCGAGCGGGCCCGCACCCGTATCGTGCTGCCCGGCGAACCCCCGCGCGGCGAAGGCCCGTTGACGGGCTGCGGCTTCCGTCGGCGGTGCCCGGTGTACGCCGCGCTCGGCGAGGAGCGGCGCGGGGTGTGCGAGCGCGAGCCCTTGGCGCCGGTCGGTGCGGATGCCCCGGCCGGACACACCGTGGCCTGCCACTTCCCGTACGGGTCGAAGGGAACGTCCGGTCACGGCGGGACGCGATCCCCGGTCCCGCCGCGCCGGGAAGCGGAGGAACTCCCGCCGGTGAGCTGA
- a CDS encoding helix-turn-helix domain-containing protein, which produces MDHSEPSSPLGLGRRLRELRVRRGLKQQDLASDEISTSYVSLIEAGKRVPSQTVLATLAEKLGCSAAYLRTGLDEHEVEEARLRLAFGEMALRNGVDGEALQTFSELLTGGLPLDAAMKRRARLGQATALEKLGRLEAAIPLLEEVLAGREPAPGSDEWCRTTVALCRCYRTMGDVTVAIEIGERAMSRLDSLGLEVTVDHVQLGSTLMGCYRVRGDRTRAYVMAQRLITVAEKQGARAARGAVYWNAAMIAQSRGQRAEALALTERALAMMAEEDNVRHVATLKMNYGLLLLEIEYADVGRAKRLLLEARESLAEAGTADEMTRCELCLAQAEIALGDLARAAAHAERALDVLGSEPRVLTVNARIVLAEVHFLRGESALGEQVLEAAARQLRHFPATYEVSGYWRMIGDLWRGEGHVERALVAYDAALSANGLPPSASWQDRDGERAARTSELPAPTAGEDVARRR; this is translated from the coding sequence GTGGATCACTCTGAGCCCTCCTCCCCCCTCGGCCTGGGCCGGCGCTTGCGGGAGCTCCGGGTCCGGCGCGGCCTCAAGCAGCAGGACCTCGCGTCCGACGAGATCTCCACCAGCTATGTGTCACTGATCGAGGCCGGCAAGCGGGTCCCTTCACAGACGGTGCTCGCCACCCTGGCCGAGAAGCTGGGCTGCAGCGCCGCATACCTGCGTACGGGGCTCGACGAGCACGAGGTGGAGGAGGCCAGGCTCAGGCTGGCCTTCGGCGAGATGGCGCTGCGCAACGGGGTGGACGGCGAGGCGCTGCAGACGTTCAGCGAACTGCTCACCGGCGGGCTGCCGTTGGACGCCGCCATGAAGCGCCGCGCCCGTCTCGGCCAGGCCACCGCGCTGGAGAAACTCGGGAGGCTGGAGGCCGCGATCCCGCTCCTCGAGGAGGTCCTGGCCGGCCGCGAACCGGCGCCGGGCTCGGACGAGTGGTGCCGTACGACCGTGGCGCTGTGCCGGTGTTATCGCACCATGGGCGATGTCACGGTCGCCATCGAGATCGGCGAGCGGGCCATGAGCAGGCTGGACTCCCTGGGCCTCGAGGTGACGGTCGATCACGTCCAGCTCGGCTCGACGCTCATGGGCTGTTACCGCGTGCGCGGCGACCGGACCCGTGCGTACGTGATGGCGCAGCGGCTCATCACGGTCGCGGAGAAGCAGGGCGCACGGGCCGCGCGGGGCGCGGTGTACTGGAACGCGGCGATGATCGCCCAGTCGCGCGGCCAGCGGGCCGAGGCCCTGGCCCTCACCGAGCGGGCGCTGGCGATGATGGCCGAGGAGGACAACGTGCGCCATGTCGCCACGCTCAAGATGAACTACGGGCTGCTTCTGCTGGAGATCGAGTACGCGGATGTCGGCCGGGCCAAGCGTCTCCTCCTGGAGGCGCGGGAGTCGCTCGCCGAGGCCGGCACCGCCGACGAGATGACCCGCTGCGAACTCTGCCTGGCGCAGGCCGAGATCGCGCTCGGCGACCTGGCGCGGGCCGCCGCCCACGCGGAACGCGCTCTCGACGTGCTCGGCAGCGAGCCACGCGTCCTCACGGTCAACGCCCGGATCGTCCTCGCGGAGGTGCACTTCCTGCGCGGTGAGAGCGCTCTCGGCGAGCAGGTCCTCGAAGCCGCCGCCCGCCAGTTGCGGCACTTCCCCGCCACGTACGAGGTCTCGGGATACTGGCGCATGATCGGCGACCTGTGGCGGGGCGAAGGCCACGTCGAGCGCGCTCTCGTCGCCTACGACGCCGCATTGTCGGCCAACGGCCTTCCCCCGTCGGCGAGTTGGCAGGACCGGGACGGCGAGCGGGCGGCCCGGACCTCGGAGCTGCCGGCGCCGACGGCCGGCGAGGATGTGGCGCGCCGACGGTAG
- a CDS encoding SDR family NAD(P)-dependent oxidoreductase — MTTATEQTILITGATDGLGRALAHELAGQGHALILHGRNPGKGKELLAELREQTGNDRSSFELADFSSLKEIDALADRVLARHVRLDVLVNNAGIGVELARQDSRDGLELTFQVDYLAAHMLSCRLAPLLVRSAPARIVNVSSAGQAPIDFDDVMLERRWDGVQAYCQAKLAQVSLTVDLTERLAGTGVTVNALHPASYMPTKMVVGLFTPQSTVAEGMRNVARLVTDPALTEVSGEYFDRDRRSRAGAQAYDAAARARLRELSESLTGVALPALG, encoded by the coding sequence ATGACCACTGCCACCGAACAGACCATCCTCATCACCGGCGCGACCGACGGCCTCGGTCGCGCCCTGGCCCATGAACTCGCCGGCCAGGGACACGCGTTGATCCTGCACGGCCGCAACCCCGGCAAGGGAAAGGAGCTGCTGGCGGAGCTGCGCGAGCAGACCGGCAACGACAGGAGCTCCTTCGAACTCGCCGACTTCTCCTCGCTCAAGGAGATCGACGCACTCGCCGATCGTGTGCTGGCGCGTCATGTCCGTCTCGACGTCCTGGTGAACAACGCCGGCATCGGCGTGGAGCTGGCCCGCCAGGACAGCCGCGACGGCCTTGAACTGACCTTCCAGGTCGACTACTTGGCGGCGCACATGCTCAGCTGCCGGCTCGCCCCGCTCCTGGTGCGCTCCGCCCCGGCCCGCATCGTCAACGTCAGCTCGGCCGGGCAGGCCCCGATCGACTTCGACGACGTCATGCTGGAGCGCCGCTGGGACGGGGTGCAGGCCTACTGTCAGGCGAAGCTGGCGCAGGTCAGCCTGACCGTGGACCTCACGGAGCGGCTGGCGGGCACGGGGGTGACGGTGAACGCGCTGCACCCGGCCTCGTACATGCCGACCAAGATGGTGGTCGGTCTGTTCACCCCGCAGAGCACGGTCGCCGAGGGCATGCGCAATGTGGCACGGCTGGTCACCGACCCCGCGCTCACCGAGGTGAGCGGGGAGTACTTCGACCGGGACCGGCGTTCGCGGGCCGGCGCCCAGGCCTACGACGCGGCGGCCCGCGCCAGGCTGCGCGAGCTGAGCGAGTCCCTCACCGGGGTCGCGCTGCCCGCCCTCGGCTGA
- a CDS encoding nuclear transport factor 2 family protein — protein sequence MSNHVQLVRDYIENIWNEGQTDRADEYLADGLIQHNPNLPDGRKPLVDFIEGFRKQLPEARFEIRRIAGDNGLVFTHSHFRPEPGHRGMVVVDVFRIDDGRIVEHWDVREDVPETTVSGHDVY from the coding sequence GTGTCCAACCATGTGCAGCTCGTGCGCGACTACATCGAGAACATCTGGAACGAGGGCCAGACCGACCGCGCCGACGAATACCTGGCCGACGGCCTCATCCAGCACAACCCGAACCTGCCCGACGGCCGCAAGCCCCTGGTCGACTTCATCGAGGGATTCCGCAAGCAGCTGCCCGAGGCCCGCTTCGAGATCCGCCGGATCGCCGGCGACAACGGCCTCGTCTTCACCCACTCGCACTTCCGGCCGGAGCCGGGCCACCGCGGCATGGTCGTCGTCGACGTGTTCCGCATCGACGACGGGCGCATCGTGGAGCACTGGGACGTCCGCGAGGACGTTCCGGAGACCACGGTCAGCGGTCACGACGTCTACTGA